GTGCTGTGCGCGATGTTGCTGAAGCCGCACGATCCGCATAAGAAGCCCTCGCGTAGTCCGCTCGCGATGGTGCTGCGTCTAGTCGACCGCGGCATCGAGAAGATTACCGGCGGCTACGTGGGCATCCTGCAACGGATCGTGTCGCTTCGTTTCCTCACGGTGCTAATCGTCGGCGCCTTCTGCGTCGGCATTGTGATGGTCAATACGGTGCTGCCGACCGGGTTCATTCCGCTGGAAGATCAGGGCATCATCTACGGCATTATTCAGACGCCGCCAGGCTCGACGCTGGAGTACACCAACGCCAAGTCGCATGAATTGCAGAAGGTGTGCGAAGAACTTCCCGAGATCACCTCGGTCTCGTCGCTCGCCGGTTACGAAGTGCTCACCGAAGGTCGCGGTTCGAACGCCGGTACCTGCATCATCAACTTGAAACCGTGGGCTGAGCGGAAGCTGACCTCGAAGCAAATTATCGAGGAGCTCGAAGAGAAGGGTCGCGCCATCTCGAACGTCAAGCTCGAGTTCTACGAACCGCCCGCCGTGCCAGGCTTCGGCGCCGCCGGCGGTTTCTCGCTGAACTTGCTCGACAAGACCAATAGCAACGATTACACGCTGATGGGCGAGGTAACCGACAAGTTCATGGAAGCGCTCTCGAAGCGTAAAGAGTTGAAGGGGCTCTTCACGTTCTTCGCCAGCAACTATCCGCAGTATGAGATCGTCATCGACAACGACGTCGCCATGCAAAAGGGCGTGTCGATCGCCGACGCCATGAACAATCTCTCGATCGTCGTGGGCAGCACGTGGGAACAAGGCTTCGTCCGCTTCGGACAGTTCTTCAAAGTGTACGTCCAAGCCGCGCCGGAATTCCGCCGGATGCCGGAAGATCTTGAAAACATGTTCGTCAAGAACGACGACGGCGAGATGGTTCCTTACTCTGCCTTCATGAAGATTGAAAAGAAGCAGGGACTCAACGAAATCACCCGATATAACCTCTATACGACGGCCGCCATTCAAGGCGCTCCGGCAACGGGCTACAGCAGCGGTCAAGCGATCAAGGCGATTCAAGAAGTCGCCGCCGAAGTGCTGCCGCGCGGGTTCGCCATTGGTTGGCAAGGTCTGTCGTATGACGAGGCGGGCAAGGGCAACACGGCGGTCTACATCTTCCTGATCGTCGTGATGTTCGTGTACCTGGTGCTCGTCGGTCAGTACGAAAGCTTTATGCTGCCGTTGGCGGTGATCATTTCGCTGCCGATCGGTCTGTTTGGTTCGTTCGCCTTTTTGAAGGCGTTGGGCTTGGCGAACGACGTCTACGCCCAAATTGGTCTCGTCATGTTGGTCGGTTTGTTAGGCAAGAATGCGATTCTGATCATCGAATTCGCCGTGCAGCGACGCCAGGAAGGGCTCTCGATTCGAGACGCCGCGCTCGAAGGCGGCAAGCTGCGGTTTCGGCCGATTTTGATGACCTCGTTCGCCTTTATCGCCGGTCTGATTCCGCTCGTTCGAGCGACTGGACCTGGCGCCATTGGTAACCGCACGATCGGCACGACTGCCGTCGGCGGCATGCTCATCGGTACGGTCATTGGCGTCCTCGTGATTCCAGGACTGTACTATCTGTTCGGCATGGTGGCCGACGGAAAGAAACTTATCAGGGATGAACACGATGAACCGCTCAGCGAACTCTTCGAGCGCGAAGGCCATTAAGAAGCGCGTACGCGCCTTGGCGGTTGGCCTGGGCTTCGTGCTGTCGGTGCAAGGGTGCTGCATCCCTGGGCTGCAAAAGGCCCAGCCCGCGGCGCCGTTGCCGTGCGATTTCAACGGCGTTGCCACGCAAGAAAGCACGGCAATGCTCGGCTGGGAAGAATTCTTCAACGACCCGGTGCTCTCCGGCCTGATCGCGCAAGCGATTGCCGGAAACCAGGAACTGAAGATCATCAACCAGAACATTCAGATCGCCAACTTCGAGATTCTGGCGCGGCGCGGCTCTTATCTGCCGTTCGTCGGCCTGCGGACCAGCGCGGACTTGGAGAAGCCTAGCCTCTTCACGCCGCAAGGCGCCGTCGAGGATCAGCTGCAGCCGTTCCCGGGCAAGAACTTCCCCGAGCCGCTGCCGAACTTCCTCGTCGCCGCCGATGTGACGTGGGAAATCGATATCTGGAGAAAGCTGCGCAACGCCCGCGACGCCGCGACGTTGCGGTACCTCGGCACGCAGGATGGTCAGAATTACATGATCACCCGGCTCGTCGCCGAAGTGTCTGAGAACTACTACGAGTTGATGGCGCTCGACAACCGAATGGAAGCGCTCGACCGAACCATTGCCATCCAGCAACAAAGCCTCGACATGTCGCGAAACATGAAAGAGGCGGGCCGCGACACCGAACTAGGCGTTCAACGGTTCCAAGCGGAAGTTCGCAAGAACCAAAGCGAGAAGCTGATCGTCAAGCAGGAGATCATCGAGGTCGAGAACAAGATCAACTTCCTGCTCGGTCGTTTCCCGCAGTACGTCGATCGCGATTCGGCGAAGTTCCTCAATCTCCAATTGCAGGCGCTCAGCGTTGGCTTCCCTGCCCAGATGCTGCAGAACCGGGCCGATATCCGTCAGGCCGAGCGTGAATTGCAAGCCGCCGGGCTCGACGTGCGCGTCGCGCGGGCGCGGTTCTATCCATCGCTCAACCTGCGAGCCGGCGTCGGGTACGAGGCGTTCAACACCCGCTACCTGTTCAACAGCCCCGACTCGCTGGTCTATGGCGTCGGCGGCGACTTGGTCGCTCCGCTCCTCAACAAGAAAGCGATTCAGGCCGACTACCTCACCGCCAACGCCAAACAGTTGCAGGCGATCTACGACTATCAGAGGACCGTGTTGAATGCCTTCACGGAGGTCGTCAACCGATTGTCGAAGGTCGAGAATTACGGCAAAAGCATCGAGATCAAGCGGGAGCAATTGCGAGCGCTTGAAGCTTCAGTCGATAACTCGACGAAGCTGTTCCAGAGCGCTCGCGTCGAGTACATGGACGTGCTGTTCTCACAGCGTGATCTGATGGAAGCCCGCATGGTGCTAATCCAAACGAAGCAACAACAGTTAGCGGCAGTCGTTAACGCCTATCAGGCGCTTGGCGGCGGCGTGGCGCCGGTGACTGGCATACAGATTCCGATCCCGCTGCCGCCGCCGGAGATCATTCTTGAGCAGCCGGTAGAGCTGAAGCCGGCGGAGGAAGTGCTTCCTCCCGCCGCACCGCAACCAACATTGCCTGATCCGGCGACGCCGCTGCCGAACATTCAATTGAAGATCCCCGGCGATCCTCGCGACGCCGCGAAAGATGGCGCCCCCGCCGAACCACTGGCGAAGTGATTGGGGAGCGGCGGCGCCCTCAGGGTTCTCTTGAAGGACGTGGTCGCCGCTGCTTGAGGTTCGCCGCGCCCTGCGGAGTACCATGGGGACATGCCGCCAGATGGTGCGGTTACGCTTCGACCATCGCCGCGCGCACCGAGCGAGCAGCCGCTCGCTTCGGCTGGGCGTATCGAGCCGATTCGATCCGCAACCGCGACGGCTTCGCGGCCCGTGGTACGAAGTAACCGACGACCGACAGGATCCAGTAGATCCCTGCCAGGAACGCGATGCCGTCTAGTTCCGCTTGGTCGAACGACATGACGTGCGTCGTCCAGCGGCATGCAGCGACGACGATGCCGGCGATCAGCGTGGCCAACGCCAAGCTGACGATCGCATCTGAACCTCGATAGAGCGAGAACAGGCGTGATTTGTCGGCAGACATGGCAATCTCCTTAGGTTCGAACGAGCGTTGCCAATTCAACGCTCACTCAATCCTACGATTGCCAACTGAACCTCTTGTGAGCCGCGATTAAGTTCCGCTTCATGTTCGGACTTTCGGCGGGGTTTCTGCGCGGCTTAGCGCCTAAATGTCTGAATGGCGGTCAATTTGGGGGCAGGCGTTTGATTGAAGGTGCAGTCGAACCTCGGGTCGATGCCGCCTGAGTGCGCAGCCCCCGGAATCGAGGTAGAATGCCGCCTTCAGATCTCGACGACGCCGCTGTACTGGTCGCGACGGCCGTTGAGCGTTTGGTTAGAGTTTCCTTCAGGCGGCTTTATGGACGCCCCAAAGAAGAGCTGGCGAATTCGCTTTAGCCTCAAGAGCTTGCTCGTCGTGTTCACTGCGGTGGCGGTACTGGCTTGGTTCTATTGGACCGGACGGTTCCTCTGGCAAGAGGCGAAGCTCGAGCATTCGGTCAAGCAGCTAAAGTGCGGTCAAACCTTTGAAGATGCCATCACAGTGTGTGGGCAGAATCATGTTGCACTGCTAAGCGCAGCGCGCGGCCCTCAAGGAGAGTTGTACGGCTGGATTCGATTTCAGTGGCCCAATGCCACCTACCTTCTCGTCGCGGGCCTGAACCCATCTGCAGATGGAACTTTGGATTCGTGTGAGATTACGTCGATTCGCCTGTATCGTCTTCCACCGGCGCCACACGATTATATGCCTCAAACTGACAGGGGCCGCCGTCAAGCCGCCTTCGATTTGTCGCGTAACGGCAAATCGAAAGACGAAGTTAGGAAGTATGCGTATTGGACCGACTTCCTTGCGGTACTCGTGGGCGAAAGTCCGGACACGCTTGGCTTCCAAGACGAGCTAATTTACTCAGACCCTCCGGCGCAGACGCCCTCCAAATAGCGGCCTTAGGTGCAGCTTCCGAGTTTAGGTGCAAAGCCTTTCTGCGCCGTTGCGAGGCCCGCCGTCTTCAAACTAGGCCAGGCGACGCTTCGCAGCAGTCGACCGACGCGAACCGGCGACGATCAGGCTCGCGACAAGAATCGTCGATAGCGTCGCCGGTTCCGGCACCGCGACCGCGGCCGCCGCGACTGGAGTTGTGCCGAATTGCCGCTGCCACGCGAGGAAGTCGGCGCCGTCGGTGACGTTGTCGCCGTTCGCATCGCCCGCGGTCGTCGTGCCGTAAGCTTGCTTCCAGATATCAAGGTCGGCGGCGTTAACGAAGCCGTCGTCATTGAAGTCCGCAGGCAGCGTCGGCGTCGAACCCGAGAAGGCCCGCAGAATTTGGCCGGCGCCGCCGGAGACGATCTGGAAGTTCCAGCCCACTGGGGCGGTGAACTCCAACCCAAGGTCAGTGATCGTCTGAGCGGTGAGCAGATCGTACGACGTTTGCGTCGGGCTGGCGTTGGCAACGTCGAGGACGAGCTTCGAACCGGCGCTGAACGTCGCGGCGTTGGCGACGTTGACTTGCGAGAGCTGATCGCCCGTTTCAAATTCGAACGCGAGCGTGCCGGAGCCGTTTTCGGTGCTGTTGACGAGCAGATTGCCGAGGACGTCGATCGTCGAGTCGTCGCCGACGACGCGAAACTCGCCGACGCCATTCGGAGCGATGCTCAAACCGGTGCCGCCCGTATTGGCGCCTGCTTTGAACGTTCCGGCGCTAATCTTGTACAAGCCGTTCGCCGGATTGGCCGCCGTTTCGCGGGCGCCAATTGACAATGCGCCGTTGAAGTTGGCTTGCCCGCCGGTTTGGAAGAATCTGCCCGATCCTTGGCGGGCGATGATGCCGCCATTGGCGGAGTTGAGAATGCCGGTTCCGCTCAGATTGTAGGTTGAGTCAGTCGTCGCGCCAGCGGTCGCGTTGTCGGCGACGCGGAAGTCGTTGCCGATGGTGAGCGTCCCGCCTGATTGGTTGGCGACGACGCCCGTCGCCGTGCCGGCGCCCATCAGGAGCCTTCCGGCCACGTTCATCTGCCCGCCCGAAATGTTTAGCGAAGCGCCCGTGCTGGCGCCGCGTCCGACGAAGAAGTTGTTGGTGGTCGTCAACCCGTTGGTGAACGTCCCGCCGGTAATCGTAAAGCTCGACGCATTCCCAATCTTGCTGTTCGAAGTGGCGACTTCAACGGCAGCGTTGATTTGGACCGTGCCCGCATTCAGCGTAAACGATGACGTGGCGGTGGAATCGCCAATCAGCAGCTGAGCGCCGCCGCTCATGGCGCTCACCGTGCCGTTCTCGACGATGAGGTGCCCCTGCTGACCGTTGGTGCTGCCGTAGCCAAGTTGGATGTTGCCGACCGTCGCCGTGAGCGAACCGCCATTGGTAATGCGAACGGTGCCAGTTCGAGTTGCCTGACTGTTCGCATTGCCGATGACAATCAGCCGGTTGGAAGTGACGCTCGTGCCCGCGCCATCGATGACGAGCGTGCCGTTGCGGGAATTTCCGACCGTGAGGCCGGCGTTGTCGGTTCCGGCAGCGCCGCCTAGCAGGTTCAGCACGGCGCCGTTGCTCACCGTCACTTCGCCGGTGCCGCCGCCTGTCGCCTCGTTGTGGCCGATGCGCAGACGGCTCAATTCGACGGTGCCGGGATTCGCTACGCTGGCGACGCCATTGTTGCCGAAGAAGGCGACATCGGCCGACGTGGGCGCCAGGCCAGTCGTCACGCCGTCGGAGTAACTCGCGTCGGTCAGCGTGCCGGTCGTTCCTTGCCAGTAGAGGGTGACGGCCTGCGCAGGCAGCGCGACGAACGCGCTAAGGGCGGCGGCGAACGAAAACTTGACGAGGGCGTTGCTGGCTCTCACGACGGACTCTCCTTGCTGCTCTGACGGACTACGCTTCGACGGTCTGATCAAACTGGAAATGCGACGTCGACCACGAAGCTGACGATTCCCGCGGGAACGCCTCGCTCGAACGGCATTCGAGCAGGGCTGGCGTGCGACGCTCCGGCAGAGCGCCGTGCAGAGAAATCGGGATGCCGCCTAGCTTCGATGGGACAAATGAATGAGTGACGCCGCCTTAAGGCAGGGCCTCGCGGGGAGATCCGAGTGCGATTCCGAGACTCGCCGTCTCGCGCCCTGACGGGAATATTTATCAATCCACGCAGAAAGGTTTCCCCGAATCCTCAACTCCCGAGATCAACGCCCGCCACGACAAACCATAAACCCATGCCACCAAACGACTTACCGGACGCCATCCATTCTCAAATTTTGACGAGAATTTGAGTAACAGCGGAGCTCTTGCGGTTAATCCTAAGTAGTACGGCTGCACGGTCGGGCTGGACGCGGCTTTCGAGGTGGATCGCGGCTACCCGACGGCGGGGCGGCCTGACTGCGGAATGAAGATGGGCGGACTGGTTTGATGCTTCGACGATTGGCACTTTTCGCCGCGTTCACCGCGGGCGCGGCGACCTCGGCCGACGCCGCGATGTTGCGGGTACTCACCTACAACATTCACCACGGCGAAGGGAAGGACGGCGTCCTCAACCTGAACCGTCTCGCGAGCGTCATTTCCGCCGCGAATCCCGACCTCGTCTCGCTGCAGGAGGTCGACAACGACGTTCCGCGGACGAACAACGTCAATCAAGTCGCTCGCCTGGGCGAGTTGACCGGGATGACCAGCTTCTTCGGCAAGGCGCGGAATCTCGACGGCGGCGGCTACGGCAACGGCGTGCTCGTGAAGCCGAGTATTAGCGTCGTCGGCACCGTCAATCGAGCGCTGCCGAATCCCGACAATGTCGAAGCCCGCGCGGTGCTGGAGCTCAATCTATCGGTCGACGCCAACCCGACGACGACCGAGTTTAAGTTCTTCGCCACGCATTTGATGCACGACAGCAGCGCAGGACGAATCGCGTCGGCCGGCTACATCAACGACCTCGTGTCGACTTCCGCCGTCCCATCGATTCTGGCGGGCGACATGAACTTTAATCCTGGCTCGACCGCGTTCAACACGCTCGCGAACCAGTGGACCGACGTCACGAGTATCACCAACTCGGGGAAGAATCGCGCAAACCAAATCGATTACATTTTCACGCGTTCCTCGCTGCAATGGAACGTCGTCACGCGCAGCCAGTTCATCGTCAACGCGACGACGAACGTCGCATCCGATCATCACCCGCTGTTGAGCGTTCTCGAGCTCCTCGACGCAACGCCGACGCTAGTCTGGAACGACAACTCGGGCGCCTCCGTTGCGATGACTGACGGCTTCGCGACGAGTAACGGCAGCCTGGGCGTCGGTTCATTTCCGGTGAGCCCGTGGGAGAGCGGCGTGCCGACGCTCATCGTCGGCTACGGCGGCAAGGCGACGTTCAACGGCAGCGCGAGCCGCACAGTGGGTTCGCTGCGCATCGGCACCGACTTGGCGAGCGGTTTCATCGCCGGCCGTAACGGGGACGGCCTGTTAACGGCAAGCGGCAGCGTCAGCTTGACTCTATCGAACAGTGCGAACACCTCCGGCGATTTGGTCGTCGGCGAAGGGGGCTTTCAAGGGACGCTCAACTGGAACAGCAACGGCACGCTTGAGGCACAGGG
This sequence is a window from Lacipirellula parvula. Protein-coding genes within it:
- a CDS encoding efflux RND transporter permease subunit codes for the protein MFAKFLHRPALAIVISLLIVFMGGLAINSLPISQFPSVAPPSVVVAVSYPGASAKVLVDSVLIILEQAINGVQDMRYITSSATSAGEATIQIVFEPGTDPNVAVLNVNNRIQAVKNNLPPIVEREGIIVMQNMASMLMYVNVYSTDKKVDQNFLFNYANVNILPEIKRIQGVGRATILGNRAYAMRVELNLDRLRAYNISAEDVMEAIAEQSMIGSPGRLGQATGRTSQTIEYVLTWVGRYDKPEQYANIILRANPKGEILRLKDVATVTLGSSFYDLYSDIDGNPSAAIVLKQSPGSNATEVIEKVKEKLEEIKEASFPPGMNFEVSYDVSSFLEASIEKVLHTLFEAFVLVALVVYLFLGDFRSTLIPTLAVPVSLIGTFFFMLTFGMSINLITLFALVLAIGVVVDDAIVVVEAVHAKMHEKHLSPYSATKEVVHEISGAIIAITLVMTAVFIPVTFMTGPVGVFYRQFGLTMAMSIVLSGVVALTLTPVLCAMLLKPHDPHKKPSRSPLAMVLRLVDRGIEKITGGYVGILQRIVSLRFLTVLIVGAFCVGIVMVNTVLPTGFIPLEDQGIIYGIIQTPPGSTLEYTNAKSHELQKVCEELPEITSVSSLAGYEVLTEGRGSNAGTCIINLKPWAERKLTSKQIIEELEEKGRAISNVKLEFYEPPAVPGFGAAGGFSLNLLDKTNSNDYTLMGEVTDKFMEALSKRKELKGLFTFFASNYPQYEIVIDNDVAMQKGVSIADAMNNLSIVVGSTWEQGFVRFGQFFKVYVQAAPEFRRMPEDLENMFVKNDDGEMVPYSAFMKIEKKQGLNEITRYNLYTTAAIQGAPATGYSSGQAIKAIQEVAAEVLPRGFAIGWQGLSYDEAGKGNTAVYIFLIVVMFVYLVLVGQYESFMLPLAVIISLPIGLFGSFAFLKALGLANDVYAQIGLVMLVGLLGKNAILIIEFAVQRRQEGLSIRDAALEGGKLRFRPILMTSFAFIAGLIPLVRATGPGAIGNRTIGTTAVGGMLIGTVIGVLVIPGLYYLFGMVADGKKLIRDEHDEPLSELFEREGH
- a CDS encoding TolC family protein, with protein sequence MNRSANSSSAKAIKKRVRALAVGLGFVLSVQGCCIPGLQKAQPAAPLPCDFNGVATQESTAMLGWEEFFNDPVLSGLIAQAIAGNQELKIINQNIQIANFEILARRGSYLPFVGLRTSADLEKPSLFTPQGAVEDQLQPFPGKNFPEPLPNFLVAADVTWEIDIWRKLRNARDAATLRYLGTQDGQNYMITRLVAEVSENYYELMALDNRMEALDRTIAIQQQSLDMSRNMKEAGRDTELGVQRFQAEVRKNQSEKLIVKQEIIEVENKINFLLGRFPQYVDRDSAKFLNLQLQALSVGFPAQMLQNRADIRQAERELQAAGLDVRVARARFYPSLNLRAGVGYEAFNTRYLFNSPDSLVYGVGGDLVAPLLNKKAIQADYLTANAKQLQAIYDYQRTVLNAFTEVVNRLSKVENYGKSIEIKREQLRALEASVDNSTKLFQSARVEYMDVLFSQRDLMEARMVLIQTKQQQLAAVVNAYQALGGGVAPVTGIQIPIPLPPPEIILEQPVELKPAEEVLPPAAPQPTLPDPATPLPNIQLKIPGDPRDAAKDGAPAEPLAK
- a CDS encoding beta strand repeat-containing protein; the protein is MRASNALVKFSFAAALSAFVALPAQAVTLYWQGTTGTLTDASYSDGVTTGLAPTSADVAFFGNNGVASVANPGTVELSRLRIGHNEATGGGTGEVTVSNGAVLNLLGGAAGTDNAGLTVGNSRNGTLVIDGAGTSVTSNRLIVIGNANSQATRTGTVRITNGGSLTATVGNIQLGYGSTNGQQGHLIVENGTVSAMSGGAQLLIGDSTATSSFTLNAGTVQINAAVEVATSNSKIGNASSFTITGGTFTNGLTTTNNFFVGRGASTGASLNISGGQMNVAGRLLMGAGTATGVVANQSGGTLTIGNDFRVADNATAGATTDSTYNLSGTGILNSANGGIIARQGSGRFFQTGGQANFNGALSIGARETAANPANGLYKISAGTFKAGANTGGTGLSIAPNGVGEFRVVGDDSTIDVLGNLLVNSTENGSGTLAFEFETGDQLSQVNVANAATFSAGSKLVLDVANASPTQTSYDLLTAQTITDLGLEFTAPVGWNFQIVSGGAGQILRAFSGSTPTLPADFNDDGFVNAADLDIWKQAYGTTTAGDANGDNVTDGADFLAWQRQFGTTPVAAAAVAVPEPATLSTILVASLIVAGSRRSTAAKRRLA
- a CDS encoding endonuclease/exonuclease/phosphatase family protein, which gives rise to MLRRLALFAAFTAGAATSADAAMLRVLTYNIHHGEGKDGVLNLNRLASVISAANPDLVSLQEVDNDVPRTNNVNQVARLGELTGMTSFFGKARNLDGGGYGNGVLVKPSISVVGTVNRALPNPDNVEARAVLELNLSVDANPTTTEFKFFATHLMHDSSAGRIASAGYINDLVSTSAVPSILAGDMNFNPGSTAFNTLANQWTDVTSITNSGKNRANQIDYIFTRSSLQWNVVTRSQFIVNATTNVASDHHPLLSVLELLDATPTLVWNDNSGASVAMTDGFATSNGSLGVGSFPVSPWESGVPTLIVGYGGKATFNGSASRTVGSLRIGTDLASGFIAGRNGDGLLTASGSVSLTLSNSANTSGDLVVGEGGFQGTLNWNSNGTLEAQGRLRVGEFGSGDVVQTRGAVTYRAGLTVGAGATGSARYRLSGGMLALAPGGNGAFELGSDGATGTLRVEGTAIVTHSDRLTLAGGAQGGGVGRLELVGSSASMQIGELANATGADRSETLFWQADAAGVTPLVVTPAGTTAQPVQLQSLAELTANVGTGGSLSGDGIALELDLSAFTMSATLMLIDNRTTETITGFFENGSTGMLYGEGAAILGTGFNGTVTITYLGTSGVGSAGNDVVLQLTAAPASADFNGDGIVDGADFLVWQRDFGDPARLELWRQTFGQAASSIASTAVPEPSTFALCVAATACGGWRRRRRGC